The following proteins are encoded in a genomic region of Natronorubrum halophilum:
- a CDS encoding PHP-associated domain-containing protein: protein MSDGRARETRVDCHVKVLDDAVVERGKAAGLDAIVYAPHFTRLPEIQRRAARYSSEDLLVFPAREVFTGSWRERKHVLAIGLEEPVPDFIPLETAMAEFERQGAAVLVPHPEFATVSLAEADLRAYGDVVDAVEIFNSKHLPSHNRRARELAETLGYPPFTSSYAHLPSSVGVAYTAFETAIETEADLVSALEDGVARRVVHHNGGRRWRTMARELVHLGYENTWEKVDRLFLSGIEPTHPHHIAYDGRFDDVSVY, encoded by the coding sequence GTGAGCGACGGTAGAGCAAGGGAAACTCGAGTGGACTGTCACGTGAAGGTGCTCGACGACGCGGTCGTCGAGCGAGGCAAGGCCGCGGGGCTCGATGCGATCGTCTACGCACCTCACTTCACTCGACTCCCGGAAATTCAGCGACGGGCGGCCCGCTACTCGAGCGAGGATCTGCTGGTCTTCCCCGCGCGAGAGGTGTTTACCGGATCGTGGCGCGAGCGAAAGCACGTACTGGCGATCGGTCTCGAGGAGCCGGTGCCGGATTTCATCCCGCTCGAGACCGCGATGGCGGAGTTCGAACGACAGGGAGCAGCGGTTCTCGTCCCTCACCCCGAGTTCGCGACGGTGAGCCTCGCCGAAGCGGATCTCCGAGCGTACGGGGACGTCGTCGACGCCGTCGAAATTTTCAACTCGAAACACCTTCCATCGCACAACCGGCGGGCGAGAGAGCTCGCCGAGACGCTGGGGTACCCGCCCTTTACGTCGTCGTACGCGCACCTTCCGAGTTCGGTCGGTGTGGCCTACACCGCGTTCGAAACGGCGATCGAAACCGAAGCGGATCTCGTGAGCGCGCTCGAGGACGGCGTCGCGCGTCGCGTCGTCCACCACAACGGCGGTAGGCGGTGGCGAACGATGGCTCGCGAACTCGTCCATCTCGGGTACGAGAACACGTGGGAGAAGGTCGATCGACTCTTCCTGTCCGGGATCGAGCCGACGCACCCACACCACATCGCCTACGACGGCCGGTTCGACGACGTCTCCGTCTACTGA
- a CDS encoding DUF7565 family protein, with product MAWECGIDGCGAVFEDVESTVVHQATEHERRECSVCGTVVPDGYLAIRHAFTEHSRAEYVRAYGASSEDVRQREELLEEIEDVADMQTIATELRR from the coding sequence ATGGCTTGGGAATGCGGAATCGACGGCTGTGGGGCAGTGTTCGAGGACGTCGAGTCGACCGTCGTTCATCAGGCGACGGAGCACGAGCGACGAGAGTGTAGCGTCTGCGGGACCGTCGTTCCCGACGGGTACCTCGCGATTCGACACGCATTCACCGAGCACAGTCGCGCCGAGTACGTCCGCGCCTACGGCGCGAGTTCCGAGGACGTCCGCCAACGAGAGGAACTCCTCGAGGAGATCGAAGACGTCGCGGACATGCAGACGATCGCGACGGAACTCCGACGATAG
- a CDS encoding S1C family serine protease, which produces MSPEKTRVTRRQLLRVSAGTAAMLGIGGSAAASADPRVIDASSGTLQDETAEGSGRYTDIYEETIDDVVLVNVFGTDEQDPGGLGSGFVVDDYVVTNNHVVRQASEAELQFRDEQWRTGEVVGTDVQSDIAVLSVDDMPDGSDGLSFADGTPEVGTEVLALGNPLGLDASISQGIVSGINRSLPSPSGFSIPAAIQTDAPVNPGNSGGPLVNLDGDVIGIVFAGAGQTIGFAISAELAERVAPALVEDGEYEHPYLGVGVLPVSPLVAEANDLEDPQGVLVTEVVPDAPADGVLEPADDETTVDGDAVPVGGDVIVAIGDREIPNQELLASTLALDTSPGETVSIEVIRDGDRETVDVTLESRPETDLP; this is translated from the coding sequence ATGTCGCCAGAGAAGACACGAGTTACGCGCCGTCAACTCCTGCGCGTGAGCGCCGGAACTGCCGCGATGCTCGGGATCGGCGGCTCCGCGGCGGCGAGTGCCGACCCGCGCGTCATCGACGCCTCGAGCGGAACGCTCCAGGACGAGACGGCCGAGGGATCGGGCCGGTACACGGACATCTACGAGGAAACCATCGACGACGTCGTTCTCGTCAACGTCTTCGGCACCGACGAGCAGGATCCGGGCGGCCTCGGATCCGGATTCGTCGTCGACGACTACGTCGTGACGAACAACCACGTCGTCCGCCAAGCGTCCGAGGCCGAACTCCAGTTTCGCGACGAACAGTGGCGAACGGGGGAGGTCGTGGGCACCGACGTCCAGAGCGACATCGCCGTGCTGTCCGTCGACGATATGCCCGACGGATCCGACGGGCTCTCGTTCGCCGACGGGACGCCGGAGGTCGGCACCGAAGTCCTCGCGCTGGGTAACCCGCTCGGTCTCGACGCGTCGATCTCGCAGGGCATCGTCAGTGGCATCAACCGATCGCTCCCGAGCCCGTCCGGGTTCTCGATTCCCGCCGCGATACAGACCGACGCGCCGGTCAACCCCGGCAACAGCGGCGGCCCGCTGGTCAATCTCGACGGGGACGTGATCGGCATCGTCTTCGCCGGCGCCGGCCAGACGATCGGCTTCGCGATCTCCGCGGAACTCGCCGAGCGCGTCGCTCCCGCGCTCGTCGAGGACGGCGAGTACGAACACCCCTACCTGGGCGTGGGCGTTCTCCCCGTCAGTCCGCTGGTCGCCGAGGCCAACGATCTCGAGGATCCACAGGGCGTCTTGGTCACCGAAGTCGTTCCGGACGCACCCGCCGACGGCGTTCTCGAACCCGCGGACGATGAAACCACCGTCGACGGCGACGCCGTTCCCGTCGGCGGCGACGTGATCGTCGCTATCGGTGATCGGGAAATTCCGAATCAGGAACTCCTCGCGTCGACGCTCGCCCTCGATACGTCTCCCGGTGAAACGGTTTCCATCGAAGTCATCCGCGACGGCGATCGGGAGACCGTCGACGTGACGCTCGAGTCGCGACCGGAGACCGACCTGCCCTGA
- a CDS encoding protein translocase SEC61 complex subunit gamma, with protein sequence MDVPYDLTSYVRVLKMATTPTTEEFLQVSKIAGAGILLIGLIGFLIGVVMLFLTGGF encoded by the coding sequence ATGGACGTTCCGTACGACCTGACCTCGTACGTTCGGGTGTTAAAGATGGCAACGACACCCACGACTGAGGAGTTCCTTCAGGTGTCAAAGATCGCCGGCGCAGGAATCCTGCTGATCGGGCTCATCGGCTTCCTTATTGGAGTCGTCATGCTCTTCCTGACTGGTGGTTTCTAA
- a CDS encoding transcription elongation factor Spt5, with protein MGIHAVKTTASQERTVADMIINREEPEIHAALAPDSLTSYVMVEADGSAVLERVLEDIPHARSIVPGNSDISEVEHFLSPKPDVEGIAEGDIVELIAGPFKGEKAQVQRIDEGKDQVTVELYEATVPIPVTVRGDQIRVLDSDER; from the coding sequence ATGGGTATTCACGCAGTGAAGACGACGGCGAGCCAGGAGCGCACCGTCGCGGACATGATTATCAACCGCGAGGAGCCGGAGATCCACGCCGCGCTCGCCCCGGACTCGCTGACCTCCTACGTGATGGTCGAGGCGGACGGCAGCGCCGTCTTAGAGCGCGTGCTCGAGGATATCCCTCACGCCCGGAGCATCGTGCCCGGCAACTCCGACATCTCGGAGGTCGAACACTTCCTCTCACCCAAGCCGGACGTCGAGGGGATCGCCGAGGGGGACATCGTCGAACTCATCGCCGGCCCGTTCAAAGGCGAGAAGGCGCAGGTCCAGCGCATCGACGAGGGCAAGGATCAGGTGACCGTCGAACTGTACGAAGCGACGGTCCCGATTCCGGTGACGGTGCGCGGAGACCAGATTCGCGTGCTGGACAGTGACGAGCGCTAA